In Deltaproteobacteria bacterium, the DNA window TAAAGGCCGATTGATGACCCGGGTCGCTCATGCGGTGGTCGCCGCCGGATTGGATGATCATTTTTTTCGGGCGGGAGGCGTGCTCATAGAGCGACCTGGCATGGGACACGGGAACCACCTCGTCGCAGGCTCCGTGGATGACGAGAATGTTTTTCACCTTATGCATGCTGCCTGTGATATCGAATGGGCTTGAGAGCGGATGATCGCCGGCAGGTGAAAACCGGCTGTGCAGGGGCGCGGCAAAGGTGACCACGGCCGCGACTTCCTCCGTATCACACACCGCAAGGCATACCGCACCGCCCATGCTGCTCCCGAAAAGCCCCAAATCCCCGCTGCAGGCATCCAGGGAACGCACCAGCCGCAGGGCATCCGATAGGTCCCGAGACCTTTCCGGCAATGATGCCACCTGATCGAATTCTCTCCTGCTGTCGCCGCAACCGCGATGATCGAACCTGAAATAGCCGATTCCCTGTCGGCAGCACGCCTTGGCCAGGGCCGTCTGCTTGGGAGAATTGCGGTCGG includes these proteins:
- a CDS encoding alpha/beta hydrolase, whose amino-acid sequence is MIKTMEFTSDGYRLIGTLHLPEALPAPMVIGCHGLIADRNSPKQTALAKACCRQGIGYFRFDHRGCGDSRREFDQVASLPERSRDLSDALRLVRSLDACSGDLGLFGSSMGGAVCLAVCDTEEVAAVVTFAAPLHSRFSPAGDHPLSSPFDITGSMHKVKNILVIHGACDEVVPVSHARSLYEHASRPKKMIIQSGGDHRMSDPGHQSAFIRESVAWFANVLL